The sequence below is a genomic window from Streptomyces sp. B21-105.
GGCCGACGACGCCTCCCGCTGGGACTCCCTCGACGACGACGCGCGCTACCCGCACGCACTGCGCGGGCTGCAACAGGTCTACGGCCGGCGTGTCGAGGTCTTCTACACGGGCGTGGGCCGCACCCAGAGCTGGCTGCGCGATCCGTACGCCTACGGGGAGGCCTCCGTGCTGCTGCCGGGCCAGCACACCGAGCTGCTGAGCGCCATCCGCTCCCCCGAGGGCCCGCTGCGCTTCGCGGGCGACCACACCTCCGTGAAGCCGTCATGGATCGAGGGCGCGCTCGAATCGGGGGTGCGGGCCGCGCTGGAGGTGCACCTGGCGTGAACGCGTGGGGCGGGGCCCGGCCGCTCGGAGCGGGCCGGACCCCGCCCCACGTTTTGAACACGTTCAAAATATGGGTAGGGTCTTCTTCGAGAGAGAAGAGGGCCTACCCATGAAGATCGTGCTGCCAGGCGGGACCGGACAGGTGGGAACGGTCCTGCGCCGCGCGCTCACCGCGGCCGGACACCAGGTCGTGGTGCTGAGCAGACAGCCGGCGGCGGACCGGGGCGAGGTCGGGTGGGACGGGCGCACGCTCGGGCCCTGGACCGAGGAGATCGACGGCAGCGACGTCGTGGTCAACCTGGCCGGCCGCAGCGTCAGCTGCCGCTACACCCCCGCCAACCTCAAGGCGATGATGGACTCCCGGGTGGAGTCGGCGCGGATCGTGGGCGAGGCGATCGCCGCCTCGGCGCGGCCCCCGCGGGTCTGGCTGCAGATGAGCACCGCCACCGTCTACGCCCACCGCTTCGACGCGGCCAACGACGAGGCCACCGGCCTGATCGGCGGATCCGAACCGGATGTCCCGGACTACTGGGCCTTCAGCGTCGACATCGCGACCGCCTGGGAGCGGGAGCAGGAGCAGGCCGACACGCCGCACACCCGCAAGGTGGCCCTGCGGTCCGCGATGGTGATGAGCCCCGACCGGGGCGGGGTGTTCGACGTCCTGCTGCGGCTGGCCCGGCTCGGCCTCGGCGGCCCGGTCGCGGGCGGCGCGCAGTACGTGTCGTGGATCCACGACCGTGACTTCGTCCGCGCGGTGGACTTCCTCGTCGCACGGGACGACCTCGCCGGGCCGGTGAACCTGGCCGCGCCCGCCCCGCTCCCCCAGCGCGCGTTCATGCGCGCCCTGCGCGGCGCGTGGGGCGTCCCGGTGGGTCTGCCGGCGACGCGGTGGATGGCCGAAGTCGGCGCGTTCGCCCTGCGCTCCGACACCGAACTGCTGCTCAAGAGCCGCCGCGTGGTCCCCGGCCGACTGCTCGAGGCGGGCTTCGTCTTCGACCACCCACGGTGGCCGCAGGCCGCCGCCGACCTCGCACACCGCGTCCGAAGCCGCTGACGCCCGATGCCCACCCCTGCCCCGCACAACAACCGCACCACCGAACCGCGCACGCCGGGCCACGGCCGACAGGCGGTGGCCCGGCGGGCCGTGCAAGACGGACGGCAGGCCCAGGCCGGAGGCCGCGGACAGCGGCCCTCGGACCCGCGGACCCGGGACCCGGGGGCCGGGGCCGGGGGCCGGGACCCGGGGGCCGGGGGCCGGGGGCCGAATGGGAGCCGAGGCCGGCCGGCCTCGGGACGGGGGCACGGACGGCGGGCGCTCCACAGGCCACAGGCCCGGGGGCCACGGACGGCCGGCCTCGGGACGGGGGGGCGCGGACGGCGGGCGCCCCCGCAGGCCGGGATGGCCGCAGGCGGAACGGGAGCTGCGGGCGGCAGGCGGCCGGCCTCGGGACGGGGGCGCAGGGCGATGACCGGCAGGCCCATGCCCTGGCAGTCGATGCGGATCCCGTCGTCACACAGGGTCGACCTGCGGCGGGCTGCCGGGGCGGGCGGGGCGCGGCTGGGTGCGCGGCTGCCGGGCTCTGTGCGTCAGCTCGTTGTGCGCACCGCGTCGAGGATCAGGTCCGCGACCGCCTGCGGACGGGACACGGCCACCGCGTGCGAGGCGCCCTCGAGCTCGACGACCGTGGCCCCGGCCCGCTTGGCGCCGAACCGCTCGACCTCGGGGTTGATCGCCTCGTCCGCGGCGGCGACCAGCGCCCAGGACGGCTTGGTCCGCCAGGCGGCCGCCGAGGCGGTCTCCTCGAACGCGGCGGCGGCCAGCGGGCGCTGAGCCGCGGCGAGGATCCTGGTGACGTCGGCGGGCACGTCCGCGGCGAACACCGACGGGAAGGCGTCCTCGGCGATGGTGACCTCGACGGCCGGGTCGCCGCCCGGCACCGGGTACGTCCACTCCTTGAGGCTGCCCACCAGCGGCGAGAGCGGGAATCGGCCCTGCAGCTCGCCGAGGCTCTCGCCCTCGTCCGGGACGTACGCCGCGACGTAGACGAGGCCGACGACGTTCTCCGCCGTGCCGGCCACGGTGATGAGGGCGCCGCCGTACGAGTGGCCGACGAGGATCACGGGACCGTCGATCTGGGCGGCGACGGAGGCGACATACGCGGCGTCGGAGGCGAGACCGCGCAGCGGGTTCGGCGGGGCGATCACGGGGACGTCCCGGCCCTGGAGCTCGGATATGACGCCGGACCAGCTGGCCGCGTCGGCGAACGCGCCGTGGATCAGGACGACGGTGGGGGTGGTGGGGGTGGTGGTCATGGCTGTGCTCCTCCTGGGGGTCAGACGTGCAGGGCGTCGCGCAGGGTGCCGACGGCGAGGCTGATCGCGGCCTCGGCGGCGTACGTCGGGCGCAGGGCGTTCAGCATCACGAAGTCGTGGATGACGCCCTGGAAGCGGACGGCGGTGACCGGGACGCCGGCCGCGCGCAGCTTGTTCGCGTACGCCTCGCCCTCGTCGCGCAGCACATCGGCCTCACCGGTGATCAC
It includes:
- a CDS encoding TIGR01777 family oxidoreductase; translation: MKIVLPGGTGQVGTVLRRALTAAGHQVVVLSRQPAADRGEVGWDGRTLGPWTEEIDGSDVVVNLAGRSVSCRYTPANLKAMMDSRVESARIVGEAIAASARPPRVWLQMSTATVYAHRFDAANDEATGLIGGSEPDVPDYWAFSVDIATAWEREQEQADTPHTRKVALRSAMVMSPDRGGVFDVLLRLARLGLGGPVAGGAQYVSWIHDRDFVRAVDFLVARDDLAGPVNLAAPAPLPQRAFMRALRGAWGVPVGLPATRWMAEVGAFALRSDTELLLKSRRVVPGRLLEAGFVFDHPRWPQAAADLAHRVRSR
- a CDS encoding alpha/beta fold hydrolase; protein product: MTTTPTTPTVVLIHGAFADAASWSGVISELQGRDVPVIAPPNPLRGLASDAAYVASVAAQIDGPVILVGHSYGGALITVAGTAENVVGLVYVAAYVPDEGESLGELQGRFPLSPLVGSLKEWTYPVPGGDPAVEVTIAEDAFPSVFAADVPADVTRILAAAQRPLAAAAFEETASAAAWRTKPSWALVAAADEAINPEVERFGAKRAGATVVELEGASHAVAVSRPQAVADLILDAVRTTS